A single region of the Microbulbifer sp. MKSA007 genome encodes:
- the tgt gene encoding tRNA guanosine(34) transglycosylase Tgt, producing MSRECFMQFEVDTTDGKARRGRLRFPRGVVETPAFMPVGTYGTVKGMLPRDIEGIGAQIILGNTFHLMLRPGTEVVKAHGDLHDFTQWSGPILTDSGGFQVFSLGELRKITEEGVSFRSPIDGSPVFLDPEESMRVQRDLGSDIVMIFDECTPYPATTDEARKSMELSLRWAERSKKAHGDSPSALFGIVQGGMFPELRDVSLRGLTEIGFDGYAIGGLSVGEPKDEMIKVLDHLAHKMPEDKPRYLMGVGKPEDIVEAVRRGVDMFDCVMPTRNARNGHLFTFEGVVKIRNARHRHDTGPLEEECDCYTCENFSRAYLHHLDRCGEILGAQLNTIHNLRHYQRLMQKLRDAIAANELEAYVAEFYRGLGREVPALEA from the coding sequence GTGAGCCGCGAATGTTTTATGCAGTTTGAAGTGGATACCACTGATGGCAAGGCCCGTCGCGGCCGCTTGCGTTTCCCTCGCGGTGTAGTGGAAACCCCGGCGTTTATGCCGGTGGGCACTTACGGCACCGTGAAAGGTATGTTGCCGAGGGATATCGAAGGGATCGGTGCACAGATTATTCTGGGCAACACCTTCCACCTGATGCTGCGCCCGGGTACCGAAGTGGTTAAAGCCCACGGCGATCTGCACGATTTTACCCAGTGGTCCGGCCCGATCCTCACCGACTCCGGCGGTTTCCAGGTGTTTAGCCTGGGTGAACTGCGCAAGATTACGGAAGAGGGGGTTTCTTTCCGCTCGCCTATCGATGGCAGTCCGGTATTCCTGGACCCGGAAGAGTCCATGCGCGTTCAGCGGGACCTGGGTTCCGATATCGTCATGATCTTCGATGAGTGCACCCCTTATCCGGCCACCACTGACGAAGCGCGCAAATCTATGGAGTTGTCCCTGCGTTGGGCGGAGCGCTCCAAGAAAGCTCATGGCGATAGCCCGTCGGCGCTGTTCGGAATTGTGCAGGGCGGTATGTTCCCGGAGTTGCGCGATGTGTCACTGCGCGGCCTGACTGAGATTGGTTTCGATGGCTATGCCATTGGTGGCCTGTCTGTGGGTGAGCCTAAAGATGAGATGATCAAGGTCTTGGATCACCTGGCTCACAAGATGCCGGAAGATAAGCCGCGCTACCTGATGGGCGTGGGCAAGCCGGAGGATATTGTCGAGGCGGTGCGTCGCGGTGTGGATATGTTCGACTGCGTTATGCCTACTCGCAATGCGCGCAACGGCCACCTGTTTACCTTCGAAGGCGTGGTGAAAATCCGCAACGCCAGGCACCGTCACGATACGGGTCCCTTGGAGGAAGAGTGCGATTGTTACACCTGTGAGAATTTCTCCCGCGCTTACCTGCACCACCTGGATCGCTGCGGTGAAATTCTCGGTGCGCAGCTGAATACGATTCACAATTTGCGCCACTACCAGCGCCTGATGCAAAAGCTACGCGATGCCATTGCCGCCAATGAGTTGGAGGCTTATGTCGCCGAGTTCTACCGTGGTCTGGGCCGCGAGGTTCCGGCGCTGGAGGCCTGA
- the secF gene encoding protein translocase subunit SecF, whose amino-acid sequence MSETKVDNGKITEYMGKRVYDFMRWRKIAGIVSVVLVLSSIAALAMNGLKFGLDFTGGTQVEVGYEVTPFISDVRDQLDAAGYDGATVVNFGSEKDLLIKLPPEVTEEETQISATDQETTTPIGDKVVALLREGSEGDVELRRVEMVGPQVGAELRDDGGLGMMLALFMVMIYVALRFQYKFSFGAVAALGHDVIIVLGFFAVMGLDFDLTVLAAVLAVIGYSLNDTIVVSDRIRENFRKVRKAESEEIINISISQTLGRTFMTSFTTLLVLWALQFFGGELIHNFSLALIVGVVVGTYSSVYVAANVLMALNINKEDLMPPVKEGAELEEMP is encoded by the coding sequence ATGAGTGAGACCAAAGTGGATAACGGCAAAATTACCGAGTACATGGGCAAGCGCGTCTACGACTTTATGCGCTGGCGCAAGATCGCCGGGATTGTCTCGGTGGTGCTGGTACTTTCCTCCATCGCCGCACTGGCAATGAACGGCCTGAAGTTTGGCCTGGACTTTACCGGTGGTACCCAGGTTGAGGTGGGCTACGAGGTAACGCCTTTTATTAGCGACGTGCGCGATCAGTTGGATGCTGCAGGCTACGATGGCGCTACAGTAGTGAATTTTGGTTCTGAAAAGGATCTGCTGATCAAGTTGCCCCCTGAGGTGACCGAGGAGGAAACCCAGATCAGCGCTACCGACCAGGAAACAACGACACCGATCGGTGACAAGGTTGTCGCTCTCCTGAGAGAGGGCAGTGAGGGCGATGTTGAACTGCGCCGTGTTGAGATGGTGGGACCACAGGTAGGTGCTGAGCTGCGCGACGACGGCGGCCTGGGCATGATGCTGGCCCTGTTTATGGTGATGATCTACGTTGCCCTGCGCTTCCAGTACAAGTTCTCTTTCGGCGCGGTAGCGGCTCTGGGCCACGATGTGATTATCGTGCTGGGCTTCTTTGCGGTGATGGGATTGGACTTCGATTTAACCGTGCTGGCGGCGGTGCTGGCGGTGATCGGTTACTCCCTGAACGATACCATCGTGGTATCGGACCGTATCCGCGAGAACTTCCGCAAGGTGCGCAAGGCTGAGTCTGAGGAGATTATCAATATCTCTATCAGCCAGACCCTGGGCCGTACCTTTATGACGTCCTTCACCACCTTGCTGGTGCTGTGGGCGCTGCAGTTCTTCGGTGGCGAATTGATCCACAACTTCTCCCTGGCCTTGATCGTGGGTGTGGTTGTGGGTACTTACTCCTCTGTTTACGTTGCTGCCAACGTGCTGATGGCTTTGAATATCAACAAAGAAGATCTGATGCCGCCGGTGAAAGAGGGTGCGGAACTGGAAGAAATGCCCTGA
- the queA gene encoding tRNA preQ1(34) S-adenosylmethionine ribosyltransferase-isomerase QueA, producing the protein MQRQDFDFHLPDELIARAPTEERRGSRLLCLDGPSGAIAHRQFPDILDQVQAGDLIVFNDTRVIPARLFAQKETGGKLEILVERVLNETDIWAHVRSSKSPKPGSTIVLEDGTRIEVTGRKDALFELSFPKEEGVLAILDRLGHMPLPPYIDREDDASDRERYQTVYGRNAGAVAAPTAGLHFDDEMIGALRDKGVEVVFVTLHVGAGTFQPVRVDNIYEHQMHSEVLDVSQDVVDAVTACRARNGSVIAVGTTSVRALESAARSGQLQATVGETDIFIYPGYEFQVVDKLITNFHLPESTLLMLVSAFAGYQHTMAAYKAAVEERYRFFSYGDAMFITRDPNAKKEEVAPAKGDTQ; encoded by the coding sequence ATGCAGCGTCAGGACTTTGACTTTCATCTGCCCGATGAGCTGATCGCCCGCGCGCCCACTGAGGAGCGCCGTGGCAGCCGTCTTTTGTGTCTGGATGGGCCCAGCGGGGCCATTGCACATCGGCAGTTCCCAGATATTCTCGATCAGGTCCAAGCTGGTGACCTGATAGTCTTTAACGATACCCGGGTGATCCCGGCGCGTTTGTTCGCGCAGAAGGAGACCGGCGGTAAGTTGGAAATCCTGGTGGAGCGGGTGCTCAACGAGACGGATATCTGGGCCCATGTGCGCTCCAGTAAGTCGCCAAAGCCCGGTTCCACCATCGTCCTTGAAGACGGTACCCGTATAGAAGTGACCGGCCGCAAGGATGCATTGTTTGAATTGTCCTTCCCTAAAGAAGAGGGTGTGCTGGCGATTCTGGATCGCCTGGGCCATATGCCGCTGCCTCCTTATATTGATCGTGAAGACGATGCCAGCGATCGCGAGCGCTACCAAACCGTATACGGCCGCAATGCCGGTGCTGTGGCGGCGCCGACGGCGGGGCTGCACTTTGATGATGAGATGATCGGTGCGTTGCGGGATAAAGGTGTCGAGGTTGTCTTCGTTACCCTGCATGTGGGTGCCGGTACTTTCCAGCCGGTGCGCGTGGACAATATTTATGAGCACCAGATGCATAGCGAAGTGCTGGATGTCTCCCAGGATGTGGTGGATGCGGTAACTGCTTGCCGCGCTCGCAATGGCAGCGTGATTGCGGTGGGTACCACCAGTGTGCGCGCGCTGGAAAGTGCGGCGCGCAGTGGCCAGTTACAGGCCACGGTGGGGGAGACAGATATCTTTATTTATCCCGGTTATGAATTCCAGGTTGTGGATAAGTTGATCACCAACTTCCATCTACCGGAATCCACCTTATTGATGCTGGTGAGTGCCTTCGCGGGGTACCAGCACACGATGGCCGCTTATAAGGCCGCTGTTGAGGAGCGCTATCGCTTTTTTAGTTACGGCGATGCCATGTTTATTACCCGCGATCCCAATGCCAAAAAAGAAGAAGTCGCACCAGCGAAAGGAGATACCCAGTGA
- the rnt gene encoding ribonuclease T: MTPAEEPTGPKSSLAQRFRGFLPVVIDLETGGFNARTDALLEISAVILDMDDSGNLFPLETHSFHLEPFEGANVEQSALDFIGIDLESPDRDAWPEEIAIPELFRKIRSAVKKHSCTRAIVVAHNAHFDLGFVNAAVERTGIKRNPFHPFSCFDTASLAGLAYGQTVLAKACQVAGIEFDNNCAHSAEYDAEKTATLFCGIVNKWKEMGGWPLETEETTEEAE; the protein is encoded by the coding sequence GTGACACCCGCCGAAGAACCCACAGGACCAAAAAGCTCTCTCGCCCAGCGATTCCGAGGCTTTCTGCCCGTGGTCATCGACCTTGAAACCGGCGGCTTTAACGCCCGCACCGATGCACTGCTGGAAATTTCTGCGGTTATCCTCGACATGGATGACTCCGGCAACCTCTTCCCGCTGGAGACCCACAGTTTCCACCTGGAGCCTTTTGAGGGCGCCAATGTTGAGCAATCCGCTCTCGACTTTATTGGCATCGACCTGGAATCCCCGGACCGCGACGCCTGGCCGGAAGAAATCGCCATCCCCGAGCTGTTCCGCAAGATTCGCAGCGCCGTGAAAAAGCACAGCTGCACCCGCGCCATCGTGGTTGCCCACAATGCCCACTTCGACCTGGGCTTCGTCAATGCAGCCGTCGAGCGGACCGGCATCAAGCGCAACCCATTCCACCCGTTCTCCTGCTTCGATACCGCCAGTCTCGCTGGCCTCGCCTACGGCCAGACCGTACTGGCCAAAGCTTGCCAGGTTGCTGGAATCGAATTTGATAACAACTGCGCCCACTCCGCCGAGTACGACGCAGAAAAAACCGCAACCCTGTTTTGCGGCATCGTGAACAAGTGGAAAGAGATGGGCGGTTGGCCGCTGGAAACCGAAGAGACCACAGAAGAAGCTGAATAA
- the secD gene encoding protein translocase subunit SecD, translating to MNRYPIWKYFLILAVVAFGLMYAAPNLYKPDPAVQISGQSSALTIGPDVLANAQKALDEAGIAHFGGEVGDKSVLIRLNSMEEQLPAKEAIQKALGTTNYVVALNLASTTPQWMKDIGASPMKLGLDLAGGVHFLMEVDTNTIVKNNMESYEQEVKSKLREAKARYRNVELVDDREIIARFRNDELRSRAMSTLRKEFPQLQLRESGSGENLEIRATLTDQEIKQLEDYAVTQNLTTLRNRVNELGVAEPIVQRQGRNRIVVELPGVQDTAEAKRIIGKTANLEYRMEARPDELVSNKEYFDYRDDRQAQMYGGAWLERQIIIKGDSVTNARVGYDESGFPQVNITLDARGGEMMHRATWKNVGRRMGTLFIETRFEPVTEIDENGNEVTVQKRTEERKIISLATVQSALGKQFRTTGLDSPAEAQELALLLRAGALAAPMYFVEERVIGPSLGADNIKVGVQSVQIGLLAVIICMLISYRVFGLAANLALAVNMILLVAVMSLLGATLTLPGIAGIVLTVGMAVDANVLIFSRIREELRNGMPPQTAISAGFDNAYSTIVDANITTLIVAVILYAIGSGPVQGFAVTLSIGILTSMFSAIMGTRAIVNLFYGGRRVQKLWI from the coding sequence ATGAATCGCTACCCGATCTGGAAGTACTTTCTGATTCTCGCGGTTGTGGCCTTTGGCCTGATGTACGCCGCGCCCAATCTCTATAAGCCGGACCCTGCCGTGCAGATTTCCGGGCAATCCAGTGCACTCACCATCGGCCCCGATGTCCTTGCGAATGCACAAAAAGCCCTGGATGAAGCGGGTATTGCTCACTTCGGCGGCGAAGTTGGGGACAAGTCAGTACTGATTCGCTTGAACTCCATGGAGGAGCAGTTGCCGGCTAAAGAGGCGATTCAAAAAGCGCTTGGAACCACCAACTATGTTGTCGCCCTGAACCTGGCTTCCACCACACCCCAGTGGATGAAAGATATCGGCGCTAGCCCGATGAAGCTCGGTTTGGACCTGGCGGGTGGTGTGCACTTCCTGATGGAAGTCGACACCAACACCATCGTCAAGAACAACATGGAAAGCTACGAGCAGGAAGTAAAGAGCAAACTGCGCGAAGCCAAGGCCCGTTACCGCAATGTGGAACTGGTAGATGATCGCGAGATTATTGCCCGTTTCCGCAACGATGAGCTGCGCAGCCGGGCGATGTCCACCCTGCGCAAGGAATTCCCGCAGCTTCAGTTGCGGGAGTCCGGCAGCGGCGAAAACCTGGAGATCCGCGCAACCCTGACCGATCAGGAAATCAAGCAGCTGGAAGATTACGCAGTAACCCAGAACCTCACTACCCTGCGCAACCGGGTGAACGAGCTGGGTGTTGCTGAGCCGATCGTACAGCGCCAGGGCCGTAACCGTATCGTTGTGGAGCTGCCCGGTGTACAGGACACCGCAGAGGCCAAGCGTATTATCGGTAAAACTGCCAACCTCGAATACCGTATGGAAGCTCGCCCGGATGAGCTGGTTTCCAACAAGGAATACTTCGATTACCGCGATGATCGTCAGGCGCAGATGTATGGTGGTGCCTGGTTGGAGCGCCAGATCATTATCAAGGGTGACAGCGTTACCAATGCCCGCGTCGGTTACGACGAGAGCGGCTTCCCGCAGGTAAATATCACCCTCGACGCCCGTGGCGGCGAGATGATGCACCGCGCTACCTGGAAGAATGTCGGTCGCCGTATGGGCACCCTGTTTATCGAGACTCGCTTTGAGCCGGTAACTGAGATCGACGAAAACGGTAACGAAGTTACCGTGCAGAAGCGCACTGAAGAGCGAAAAATTATCAGCTTGGCTACGGTACAGAGTGCCTTGGGCAAGCAGTTCCGCACCACCGGTCTGGACAGCCCGGCCGAAGCCCAGGAATTAGCCCTGCTGCTGCGTGCTGGTGCCCTGGCTGCGCCCATGTACTTTGTGGAAGAGCGTGTGATCGGCCCATCCCTGGGTGCCGATAACATCAAGGTGGGTGTGCAATCCGTACAGATCGGTCTGCTGGCCGTGATTATCTGTATGCTGATTTCCTACCGCGTATTTGGCTTGGCCGCGAACCTGGCCTTGGCGGTGAATATGATCCTGTTGGTGGCGGTGATGTCGCTGCTGGGTGCAACCCTCACACTGCCTGGTATCGCCGGTATCGTATTGACCGTGGGTATGGCGGTGGATGCCAACGTGCTTATATTCTCGCGAATACGGGAGGAGCTCAGGAATGGGATGCCTCCCCAGACAGCGATCAGTGCCGGTTTTGACAATGCTTACAGCACCATTGTGGATGCGAACATCACCACCCTGATTGTGGCGGTGATCCTGTATGCCATTGGTTCCGGTCCGGTACAGGGCTTCGCGGTAACCCTGTCTATCGGTATTCTCACCTCCATGTTCAGTGCCATCATGGGTACGCGAGCAATTGTTAACTTGTTCTACGGCGGTCGCCGTGTGCAGAAGCTCTGGATTTAA
- the ccoN gene encoding cytochrome-c oxidase, cbb3-type subunit I, producing MTTTVAKTGPVPDYDYNIVRQFTIMSVVWGIFGMGMGVLIAAQLAWPELNDFWQPFSHFGRLRPLHTNAVIFAFGGSVLFATSYYVVQRTCQVRLWGGWLIPFTFWGWQAVIVAAAITLPMGFTSTKEYAELEWPIDILIALVWVAYALVFFGTIMKRKTSHIYVANWFFGAYIVTIAVLHIVNNLEIPVGPFKSYSIYSGTKDAMIQWWYGHNAVGFFLTAAFLGIMYYFVPKQAGRPVYSYQLSIVHFWALISLYVWAGGHHLHYSALPDWAQSLAMVMSLILLAPSWGGMINGIMTLSGAWHKLRTDPTLRFLVVSLSFYGMSTFEGPMMSIKTVNALSHNTDWTVGHVHSGALGWVAMISIGALYHLVPVLWKRREMYSSKLINAHFWLATVGTVLYIAAMWVNGITQGLMWRAFNADGTLTYSFVESVVASHPGYVVRWLGGAMFLVGMLLMAYNVYRTITEKVNDAEADNTVRAVPAA from the coding sequence ATGACGACAACGGTGGCAAAGACCGGCCCTGTGCCGGACTATGACTACAATATCGTGCGCCAGTTCACCATCATGTCCGTGGTCTGGGGCATTTTTGGTATGGGCATGGGCGTATTGATCGCAGCCCAGCTAGCCTGGCCTGAACTCAACGACTTTTGGCAGCCCTTCTCGCACTTCGGGCGCTTGAGGCCCCTGCACACCAATGCGGTAATTTTCGCCTTTGGTGGTAGTGTTCTCTTTGCCACTTCTTACTATGTGGTACAGCGTACCTGTCAGGTCCGCCTTTGGGGTGGCTGGCTGATCCCCTTCACCTTCTGGGGATGGCAGGCCGTTATCGTCGCCGCGGCAATTACCCTGCCGATGGGCTTCACTTCCACCAAGGAATACGCTGAGCTCGAGTGGCCTATCGATATCCTGATTGCCCTGGTTTGGGTTGCTTACGCGCTGGTGTTCTTCGGCACCATCATGAAGCGTAAGACTTCTCACATCTACGTGGCGAACTGGTTCTTCGGTGCTTACATCGTAACTATTGCTGTTCTCCATATCGTTAATAACCTGGAGATTCCTGTTGGCCCGTTCAAGTCCTACTCTATCTATTCGGGCACTAAGGACGCAATGATCCAGTGGTGGTATGGCCACAACGCAGTAGGGTTCTTCCTGACTGCAGCCTTCCTCGGCATCATGTACTACTTCGTACCTAAGCAAGCTGGTCGTCCGGTTTATTCCTACCAGCTGTCTATCGTTCACTTCTGGGCGCTGATCTCCCTGTACGTATGGGCTGGTGGTCACCACTTGCACTACTCAGCGCTGCCCGACTGGGCTCAGAGCCTGGCGATGGTTATGTCCCTGATTCTGCTGGCACCTTCCTGGGGCGGTATGATCAACGGCATCATGACCCTGTCCGGCGCATGGCATAAGCTGCGTACCGACCCGACCCTGCGCTTCCTGGTGGTATCCCTGTCCTTCTACGGTATGTCTACCTTCGAAGGTCCGATGATGTCCATCAAGACTGTAAACGCTCTGTCTCACAACACTGACTGGACCGTTGGCCACGTACACTCCGGCGCTTTGGGCTGGGTTGCCATGATCTCTATCGGTGCTCTGTATCACCTGGTTCCGGTTCTGTGGAAACGCCGCGAAATGTACAGCTCCAAGCTGATCAACGCGCACTTCTGGCTGGCCACTGTAGGTACTGTTCTGTACATCGCCGCTATGTGGGTTAACGGTATTACCCAGGGCCTGATGTGGCGTGCATTTAACGCCGACGGCACCCTGACTTACAGCTTCGTAGAGAGTGTTGTAGCCAGCCATCCGGGCTATGTAGTTCGCTGGTTGGGCGGCGCCATGTTCCTGGTGGGTATGCTGCTGATGGCTTACAACGTTTACCGCACGATTACCGAGAAGGTAAACGATGCCGAAGCCGATAACACCGTTCGAGCAGTGCCTGCGGCATAG
- a CDS encoding argininosuccinate synthase encodes MSKIEKVVLAYSGGLDTSVIVRWLQETYGCEVVTFTADIGQGEEVEPARAKAEALGVKEIYIDDLREEYVRDFVFPMFRANAIYEGEYLLGTSIARPLIAKRLIEIANETGADAISHGATGKGNDQVRFELGAYALKPGIQVIAPWREWDLNSREKLMQYCEQHNIPVDFSSSKKKSPYSMDANLLHISYEGGNLEDPWAEAEEDMWRWSVSPEAAPEEPTYITLGFEKGDPVSIDGERLSPATLLEKLNKLGGANGIGRLDIVENRYVGMKSRGCYETPGGTILMKAHRAIESITLDREVAHMKDSLMPRYAELVYNGYWWSPERSMLQAAIDESQDVVNGEVRLKLYKGSVSAVGRRSADSLFDERIATFEDDAGAYDQKDAEGFIKLNALRLRIAAGKGRKLI; translated from the coding sequence ATGAGCAAAATCGAAAAGGTGGTACTGGCATACTCCGGTGGATTGGATACGTCAGTAATCGTGCGATGGTTGCAGGAGACTTACGGTTGTGAAGTGGTGACTTTCACCGCTGATATCGGCCAGGGTGAAGAGGTGGAACCGGCCCGTGCCAAGGCCGAGGCCCTCGGGGTTAAAGAGATTTATATCGACGACCTGCGCGAAGAGTATGTGCGCGATTTCGTTTTCCCGATGTTCCGCGCCAATGCGATTTATGAAGGGGAGTACCTGCTGGGTACCTCTATTGCGCGCCCGCTGATTGCCAAGCGCCTGATTGAGATTGCCAACGAGACTGGCGCCGATGCCATTTCCCACGGTGCTACCGGTAAAGGTAATGACCAGGTGCGCTTCGAGCTGGGCGCCTACGCGCTGAAGCCGGGCATCCAGGTAATCGCTCCCTGGCGCGAGTGGGACCTGAACTCCCGCGAAAAGCTGATGCAGTACTGCGAGCAGCACAATATTCCGGTGGACTTCTCTTCCAGCAAGAAGAAATCCCCTTACTCGATGGATGCCAACCTGCTGCACATCTCTTACGAGGGCGGCAACCTCGAAGATCCCTGGGCGGAAGCCGAAGAGGATATGTGGCGCTGGAGTGTGAGCCCCGAGGCGGCTCCGGAAGAACCCACCTACATTACTTTGGGTTTTGAGAAGGGCGATCCCGTTTCTATCGACGGTGAGCGCTTAAGCCCTGCTACTTTGCTTGAGAAGCTGAACAAGTTGGGCGGAGCCAACGGTATCGGTCGTCTGGATATCGTGGAAAACCGCTACGTGGGAATGAAGTCCCGCGGCTGCTACGAAACACCGGGCGGCACCATTTTGATGAAGGCGCACCGCGCCATTGAGTCCATTACCCTGGATCGCGAAGTTGCGCACATGAAGGATTCCCTGATGCCGCGCTACGCCGAGCTGGTTTACAACGGTTACTGGTGGTCCCCGGAGCGCAGCATGCTGCAGGCTGCGATCGATGAGTCCCAGGATGTGGTTAACGGCGAAGTTCGCCTGAAACTGTACAAAGGCAGCGTGAGTGCTGTGGGCCGTCGCTCTGCGGACAGTCTCTTCGATGAGCGTATCGCTACCTTCGAAGACGATGCTGGCGCTTACGACCAGAAGGATGCGGAGGGCTTTATCAAGCTCAACGCCCTGCGTCTGCGCATTGCCGCAGGTAAAGGAAGAAAATTGATTTAG
- the pyrC gene encoding dihydroorotase: MTEQITLRAPDDWHIHLRDGAALGRTVPDAAKQFRRVIVMPNLVPPVTDAESAVAYKERINANVPADTNFEPLMVIYLTDKTDAAVIRKAHEAGVIAAKLYPAGATTNSDSGVTDIANIYPALEEMQACGMKLLVHGEVTTSDIDIFDREQAFIEKTLSRLVDDFPTLKVVFEHITTAQAVEFVQGAREGVAATITAHHLLYNRNHMLVGGIQPHFYCLPILKRGYHQNALIEAATSGNPKFFLGTDSAPHAHHKKEHSCGCAGCYTAYSAIELYAEVFERAGKLDKLEGFASEFGPDFYELPRNEGTITLVKSPWTLPEKLDMGGENLIPLAAGETLNWQLA, encoded by the coding sequence ATGACGGAGCAAATTACCCTTCGCGCCCCCGACGACTGGCACATTCACCTGCGCGACGGCGCCGCTCTCGGGCGCACCGTGCCCGATGCCGCAAAACAATTCCGCCGCGTGATTGTAATGCCCAACCTGGTACCCCCTGTGACCGATGCCGAAAGTGCAGTGGCTTATAAGGAACGTATCAACGCCAATGTTCCCGCCGACACCAACTTCGAACCCTTGATGGTGATCTACCTCACCGACAAGACCGATGCTGCCGTTATTCGCAAGGCTCATGAAGCGGGTGTTATCGCCGCCAAACTGTACCCAGCGGGCGCAACCACCAACTCCGATTCCGGCGTTACCGATATCGCCAACATCTACCCAGCCCTGGAAGAGATGCAGGCCTGCGGTATGAAGCTGTTGGTACACGGTGAAGTGACCACCAGCGATATCGATATCTTCGACCGCGAGCAGGCTTTCATCGAGAAAACCCTGTCCCGCCTGGTAGATGATTTCCCCACGCTGAAAGTGGTGTTTGAACATATCACCACCGCCCAAGCAGTAGAGTTTGTACAAGGCGCCCGCGAAGGCGTTGCTGCAACCATTACCGCGCACCACCTGCTGTACAACCGCAACCATATGCTGGTTGGTGGTATCCAGCCGCATTTTTACTGCTTGCCGATTCTCAAGCGCGGCTACCATCAAAATGCACTGATCGAAGCGGCCACCAGCGGTAACCCGAAGTTCTTCCTCGGTACCGATTCAGCCCCCCACGCCCACCACAAGAAGGAACACTCCTGTGGTTGCGCCGGCTGCTATACCGCCTACTCCGCTATTGAGCTCTACGCAGAAGTATTTGAGCGCGCGGGCAAACTGGACAAGCTGGAAGGCTTTGCCAGTGAGTTCGGCCCAGACTTCTACGAGTTGCCGCGCAACGAGGGCACCATCACCCTGGTCAAGAGCCCCTGGACCCTGCCGGAAAAACTGGATATGGGTGGTGAAAATCTGATTCCCCTCGCAGCCGGTGAAACCTTAAACTGGCAACTTGCGTAA